Proteins from a single region of Verrucosispora sp. NA02020:
- the lysS gene encoding lysine--tRNA ligase: MAEVDAGDWVARVADDVVAEWERRPGTPVLVCASGISPSGPIHLGNLREIMVQHFVADEVSRRGLPSRHLLSWDDYDRLRKVPAGVDPSFAEYVGRPLTGVPDPCGEHENWAEHFKAPFRAALRQLGVVVDEISQTAMYTGGRYREQVVTAMRARELIGSVLGRYRTKVDQGESEEGLTAQDTYYPYKVYCAVCRRDDTTIVSFDDETTEIRYTCVCGHSDRAWLDRQDPGKLVWKVDWPMRWAYEQVLFEAAGVDHSSPGSSYTVGGEVVDRVYGGKAPVYRGYSFVGTKGAAKLSGSAGAAPTPDDALRILEPALVRWLYVRRRPNQSITVAFDQEVSRLYDEWDALVGRVRAGSASEVDAVVLDRSSRTAEVELPHTARPMSFRTLASVYDITAGTEEQTLRILRDMTPQDPVGSLDEVRPRLDRAADWVATHVSPAERTQVRSEPDRELLASLDPVQREGLRLLVDGLVENWTLDGLTALVYGVPKQQLGLPLDTAPSPELRAAQRAFFGLVYRLLVHRDTGPRLPTLLLALGADQVRALLTPQEADATAGRA, translated from the coding sequence GTGGCTGAGGTTGATGCCGGCGACTGGGTGGCACGGGTTGCCGACGACGTGGTGGCGGAGTGGGAGCGCCGGCCCGGGACACCGGTGCTCGTCTGCGCCTCGGGGATCAGTCCGTCCGGGCCGATCCACCTGGGTAACCTGCGCGAGATCATGGTCCAGCACTTCGTCGCCGACGAGGTGAGTCGGCGCGGGTTGCCGAGCCGGCACCTGCTCTCCTGGGACGACTACGACCGGCTGCGCAAGGTCCCGGCCGGGGTCGACCCGTCCTTCGCGGAGTACGTCGGCCGCCCGCTGACCGGGGTGCCGGACCCGTGTGGGGAGCACGAGAACTGGGCCGAGCACTTCAAGGCGCCGTTCCGGGCGGCGTTGCGGCAACTCGGTGTGGTCGTCGACGAGATCTCGCAGACCGCCATGTACACCGGTGGCCGGTACCGCGAGCAGGTCGTCACGGCCATGCGGGCCCGGGAGCTGATCGGGTCGGTGCTGGGCAGGTACCGCACCAAGGTCGACCAGGGCGAGTCCGAGGAGGGGCTGACCGCCCAGGACACCTACTACCCGTACAAGGTCTACTGTGCGGTCTGCCGGCGCGACGACACGACGATCGTGTCCTTCGACGACGAGACCACCGAGATCCGGTACACCTGCGTCTGTGGGCACTCCGACCGGGCCTGGCTGGACCGGCAGGACCCGGGCAAGCTGGTCTGGAAGGTCGACTGGCCGATGCGGTGGGCGTACGAGCAGGTCCTGTTCGAGGCCGCCGGGGTGGACCACTCCTCCCCCGGCTCCAGCTACACGGTCGGCGGCGAGGTGGTCGACCGGGTGTACGGCGGCAAGGCTCCGGTCTATCGCGGCTACTCGTTCGTCGGCACCAAGGGGGCGGCGAAGCTCAGCGGTTCCGCCGGTGCCGCGCCGACGCCGGACGACGCGTTGCGGATCCTGGAGCCGGCCCTGGTGCGCTGGTTGTACGTGCGGCGTCGACCGAACCAGTCGATCACGGTGGCGTTCGACCAGGAGGTGAGCCGGCTCTACGACGAGTGGGACGCCCTGGTGGGGCGGGTGCGGGCGGGCAGCGCGTCGGAGGTCGACGCAGTGGTGCTCGACCGCTCGTCGCGTACTGCGGAGGTGGAGTTGCCGCACACCGCGCGGCCGATGTCCTTCCGCACGCTGGCGTCGGTGTACGACATCACCGCCGGCACCGAGGAGCAGACGCTGCGGATCCTGCGGGACATGACGCCGCAGGATCCGGTGGGCTCGTTGGACGAGGTGCGTCCCCGGCTCGACCGCGCGGCGGACTGGGTGGCCACGCACGTGTCACCGGCGGAGCGTACGCAGGTGCGGAGCGAGCCGGATCGGGAGTTGCTGGCCTCCCTCGATCCGGTCCAGCGCGAGGGGTTGCGGCTGCTCGTCGACGGGCTCGTGGAGAACTGGACGCTGGACGGGCTGACCGCGCTGGTCTACGGGGTGCCGAAGCAGCAGCTCGGTCTTCCGCTGGACACCGCGCCCAGCCCCGAGCTGCGGGCCGCCCAGCGGGCGTTCTTCGGTCTCGTGTACCGCCTCCTGGTGCACCGGGACACCGGCCCTCGACTGCCGACCCTGTTGCTGGCGCTCGGTGCCGACCAGGTCCGGGCGCTACTCACCCCGCAGGAGGCCGACGCGACCGCCGGCCGGGCGTGA
- a CDS encoding Ldh family oxidoreductase — MALIAVADLRRLVLALLGQAGTPDDVAEVVADSLIGADLAGHGSHGVLKLPSYLRDIAQGRLKPTARPFVVDDAPATAVVDGAGGFGHLAARYAVDLVVEKAAHSGLAAVVMSHAHHTGRLGGWSERIADAGLIGLLTGGEGQGPWKVAPHGGTDGALATNPVTWAIPRAAGQPPVVLDFATSMVSIGKLQIARAAGAQSVPPGWVLDAQGSPSTRLEDFFTGGYLLPFGGHKGFALAVIAELLAVGLSDGDRFAGAERSSCLFVLAVDPARFGPPERLHDFVEATVRRLKAVPADPDSGEVLVPGEPEQRARAAADGVVLPDATWRDLCTVAAGLGIDAPAAADASVAADASVAGGAESIPAEGTA; from the coding sequence ATGGCCCTCATCGCCGTCGCAGACCTCCGTCGACTGGTACTCGCACTACTCGGTCAGGCCGGCACACCGGACGACGTCGCCGAGGTCGTCGCCGATTCGCTGATCGGTGCCGACCTGGCCGGGCACGGCTCGCACGGCGTGCTCAAGCTGCCGTCGTACCTGCGGGACATCGCCCAGGGCCGGTTGAAGCCGACCGCGCGTCCGTTCGTCGTCGACGACGCGCCCGCGACCGCCGTCGTCGACGGCGCGGGCGGTTTCGGTCACCTGGCCGCCCGGTACGCCGTCGACCTGGTGGTGGAGAAGGCCGCCCACAGCGGACTGGCGGCGGTGGTGATGTCGCACGCGCACCACACCGGGCGGCTGGGCGGCTGGTCCGAGCGCATCGCCGACGCCGGCCTGATCGGGTTGTTGACCGGCGGGGAGGGTCAGGGTCCGTGGAAGGTCGCGCCGCACGGTGGGACGGACGGTGCGCTGGCCACCAACCCGGTCACCTGGGCCATCCCACGTGCGGCGGGCCAGCCCCCGGTGGTGCTGGACTTCGCCACCAGCATGGTCTCCATCGGGAAGTTGCAGATCGCGCGGGCCGCCGGGGCGCAGAGCGTGCCCCCGGGGTGGGTGCTGGACGCGCAGGGCAGTCCGAGTACCCGGTTGGAGGACTTCTTCACCGGCGGGTACCTGTTGCCGTTCGGAGGCCACAAGGGTTTCGCGCTCGCGGTGATCGCCGAGTTGCTCGCCGTCGGGCTCAGCGACGGTGACCGGTTCGCCGGTGCGGAACGGTCGAGTTGCCTCTTCGTGCTCGCCGTCGACCCGGCCCGGTTCGGGCCACCGGAACGGTTGCACGATTTCGTCGAGGCGACGGTGCGGCGGCTCAAGGCGGTGCCGGCCGATCCGGACTCGGGTGAGGTGCTGGTGCCGGGCGAGCCGGAGCAGCGCGCGCGGGCGGCGGCCGACGGGGTGGTGCTGCCCGACGCCACGTGGCGGGACCTGTGCACGGTGGCCGCCGGGCTGGGCATCGACGCACCGGCGGCGGCCGACGCCTCGGTTGCGGCCGACGCCTCGGTTGCGGGCGGGGCGGAGTCGATCCCGGCGGAGGGCACGGCGTGA
- a CDS encoding glycosyltransferase, whose translation MNILVAGRLGRYPERIMTLAERGHRLTYVTMPAPAQRPTPDVLPSSVPQFRLPAGPAGAELTRIAAEHRVDVVYSLKNVWDGSLQLLGELLDAGVGPVVRHHKEHFCEPAELERRALTETAGQIYINQESWDYFRGAYGVSDASAHLLDPDYLPARYFTDDLTGKLRERDGEPHLLVAGGVSSTRGRTDIRELCAALSRRRVHVHIYGGKYIGPNAQSIWSVDNAHARAAYARLAESGYVHLHDHIPPERFVAEWSRYDAGLMHVVAQGTHEVGFQRMNRPNRLVPYLAAGLPVAQQRGGQEAMERIVRQEGIGFLFDGYDELADVLHDRARLGRLGADVLARRGEYTFERHADALLEVLAGYAGRR comes from the coding sequence GTGAACATCCTGGTGGCCGGACGGCTCGGCCGGTACCCGGAGCGGATCATGACGTTGGCCGAGCGGGGGCACCGGTTGACGTACGTCACGATGCCGGCACCGGCACAGCGGCCCACGCCGGACGTGCTGCCGTCGAGTGTGCCGCAGTTCCGGCTGCCGGCGGGGCCGGCCGGTGCGGAGTTGACCCGGATCGCGGCGGAGCACCGCGTCGACGTGGTCTACAGCCTGAAGAACGTCTGGGACGGGTCGTTGCAGTTGCTCGGCGAGTTGCTCGATGCCGGGGTGGGTCCGGTGGTGCGCCACCACAAGGAGCACTTCTGCGAGCCGGCCGAGCTGGAGCGGCGGGCGTTGACCGAGACCGCCGGGCAGATCTACATCAACCAGGAGTCGTGGGACTACTTCCGTGGGGCGTACGGGGTCAGTGACGCATCGGCGCACCTGCTGGACCCGGACTACCTGCCGGCGCGGTACTTCACCGACGACCTGACCGGCAAGCTGCGCGAGCGGGACGGGGAGCCGCACCTGCTGGTCGCCGGTGGGGTGTCCAGCACCCGGGGCCGTACCGACATCCGCGAGCTGTGTGCGGCGTTGAGTCGTCGCCGGGTCCACGTGCACATCTACGGCGGCAAGTACATCGGTCCGAACGCCCAGTCGATCTGGAGTGTGGACAACGCGCACGCCCGCGCCGCGTACGCGCGGCTCGCCGAGAGCGGTTACGTGCACCTGCACGACCACATTCCGCCGGAACGGTTCGTCGCCGAGTGGTCCCGGTACGACGCCGGGTTGATGCACGTGGTGGCGCAGGGCACCCACGAGGTGGGTTTCCAGCGGATGAACCGGCCGAACCGGCTGGTGCCGTACCTGGCCGCCGGGCTGCCGGTGGCCCAGCAGCGCGGCGGCCAGGAGGCCATGGAGCGGATCGTGCGGCAGGAGGGGATCGGTTTCCTGTTCGACGGGTACGACGAGTTGGCCGACGTGTTGCACGACCGGGCGCGGCTGGGTCGGCTCGGCGCCGACGTGCTGGCCCGGCGTGGGGAGTACACGTTCGAACGGCACGCGGACGCGCTGCTGGAGGTGTTGGCGGGCTACGCCGGGCGACGTTGA
- a CDS encoding sulfotransferase has product MTTDGTGRSGRSQSPVLIIGTERSGSNLLRLVLNAHSRIAVPHPPHFMRYLAPVADCYGDLTDEGNRRRLVDDACLLLDRHISPWPHRVDPDLAVARASPTLFGVVAELYEQYREAEGKARWGCKSTFMVDHVTDVLAEYPAARFVWLVRDPRDVAASARRAVFGHCHPYLTGRLWARQQTSAAAALARHGPDTVHLLRYEDLVQQPRDMITQLCAWLGESPEPALFAHDRTPTAKALASLSESWRNAGQPVTTSSVGTWRRRLPPTEVGLVEAAAGPVMAELGYPVDAGPAVPPHPALLRLREGVLRAGVEYRSLRQDRNAVRRWRRDATVRWIHTRARLTRLGARRGPLLTPTA; this is encoded by the coding sequence GTGACGACGGACGGCACCGGGCGGAGCGGGCGCAGCCAGAGCCCGGTACTCATCATCGGCACCGAACGCTCCGGCTCGAACCTGCTCCGCCTGGTGCTGAACGCACACTCCCGCATCGCCGTCCCGCACCCGCCGCACTTCATGCGCTACCTGGCACCGGTGGCCGACTGCTATGGCGACCTCACCGACGAGGGCAACCGGCGGCGGCTCGTCGACGACGCCTGTCTCCTGCTCGACCGGCACATCTCCCCGTGGCCGCACCGCGTCGACCCCGACCTGGCGGTGGCCCGGGCCAGCCCCACCCTCTTCGGGGTGGTCGCCGAACTCTACGAGCAGTACCGCGAGGCGGAGGGGAAGGCCCGCTGGGGCTGCAAGAGCACCTTCATGGTCGACCACGTCACCGACGTCCTGGCCGAATACCCGGCGGCCCGGTTCGTCTGGCTGGTCCGCGACCCCCGGGACGTGGCCGCCTCCGCCCGCCGGGCGGTGTTCGGGCACTGCCACCCCTACCTCACCGGGCGACTCTGGGCGCGGCAGCAGACCTCGGCCGCCGCCGCGCTGGCCCGCCACGGCCCCGACACCGTCCACCTGCTGCGCTACGAGGACCTGGTGCAGCAGCCACGGGACATGATCACGCAGCTCTGCGCCTGGCTGGGGGAGTCGCCGGAACCCGCGCTCTTCGCCCACGACCGCACCCCGACGGCCAAGGCGCTGGCCAGTCTCTCGGAGTCGTGGCGCAACGCCGGCCAGCCGGTGACCACCAGCAGCGTCGGCACCTGGCGCCGCCGCCTGCCCCCCACCGAGGTCGGCCTGGTGGAGGCCGCCGCCGGGCCGGTCATGGCCGAACTGGGCTACCCCGTCGACGCCGGACCGGCCGTACCGCCCCATCCGGCACTGCTGCGCCTGCGCGAGGGCGTCCTGCGGGCCGGAGTCGAGTACCGATCACTGCGGCAGGACCGCAACGCCGTACGCCGGTGGCGGCGCGACGCGACCGTGCGCTGGATCCACACCCGCGCCCGCCTCACCCGCCTCGGTGCAAGGAGGGGTCCCCTGCTAACGCCTACGGCATAG
- a CDS encoding radical SAM protein codes for MPRVLSLAPELYANATNSVDHRYQEQMREQDLTPVPTDPTLPRFTLVVGPSPFTMPRGWEFFLTSPYEGASYISTVLHNAGYPVRIVDVRYTPNPLQAAYDQIIGQTDVLGICTFEDNFPFCNELMAMVRDNAPEIPIICGGSLVTSVPNLFMEHTACDIAVISEGEITILDLMESYAAGRWSQDLPTIRGIVYRTPEGVVKRTPPRGQMMDLDALPRMRLELWPQAQSPMGLQPQIISSYSRGCKMDCSFCYRTTPQVRAKSPEKMDADLAWLKSRYGIEFSFFVDLTFSSHRRQTIEICDVIKDHDLRWTCLTRCADMDKPRIDAMRDAGADIILYGVESLGSEVLREARKGNSENITVRAMRTTFDGGVRFGALLIVGLPNESEESLNHMVEFAETYNHVTRVKYLSAMPGTTVYQQALQSGLMRSELDHVNWLSIEQALHEDEFLNVSGLSEQACRDAYKRVYDAYQPGPVMDFQHWPENFTHFHPNPDDGLTRSTSYAGSGWRAEASSAGAPLVPGSERYTLDQVASPEVAAAGSSLMACGAKKVTGGLVTAGSA; via the coding sequence ATGCCTCGTGTACTTTCCCTCGCTCCCGAGCTGTACGCCAACGCCACCAACTCCGTCGACCACCGCTACCAGGAACAGATGCGGGAGCAGGACCTGACGCCGGTGCCCACCGACCCGACACTGCCCCGCTTCACCCTGGTCGTCGGGCCGTCACCGTTCACCATGCCGCGTGGGTGGGAGTTCTTCCTGACGTCCCCCTACGAGGGGGCCTCCTACATCTCCACCGTCCTGCACAACGCCGGCTACCCGGTGCGGATCGTCGACGTCCGGTACACCCCGAACCCCCTCCAGGCCGCCTACGACCAGATCATCGGCCAGACCGACGTCCTGGGCATCTGCACCTTCGAGGACAACTTCCCGTTCTGCAACGAACTGATGGCCATGGTCCGGGACAATGCACCCGAGATCCCCATCATCTGCGGCGGTTCGCTGGTCACCTCGGTGCCCAACCTGTTCATGGAGCACACCGCCTGCGACATCGCGGTGATCAGCGAGGGTGAGATCACGATCCTCGACCTGATGGAGAGCTACGCCGCCGGCCGCTGGTCACAGGACCTGCCCACCATCCGCGGCATCGTCTACCGGACGCCGGAAGGCGTCGTCAAGCGCACCCCGCCGCGTGGACAGATGATGGACCTCGACGCGCTGCCCCGGATGCGCCTGGAACTGTGGCCGCAGGCGCAGAGCCCGATGGGCCTCCAGCCGCAGATCATCTCCTCCTACAGCCGTGGCTGCAAGATGGACTGCTCCTTCTGCTACCGGACCACCCCCCAGGTACGCGCCAAGTCACCCGAGAAGATGGACGCCGACCTGGCCTGGCTCAAGAGCCGCTACGGCATCGAGTTCAGCTTCTTCGTCGACCTCACGTTCAGCTCCCACCGCCGCCAGACCATCGAGATCTGCGACGTCATCAAGGACCACGACCTACGCTGGACCTGCCTGACCCGGTGCGCCGACATGGACAAGCCCAGGATCGACGCGATGCGCGACGCGGGCGCCGACATCATCCTCTACGGCGTCGAGTCCCTCGGCTCCGAAGTGCTGCGCGAGGCCCGCAAGGGCAACTCGGAGAACATCACCGTCCGGGCCATGCGGACCACGTTCGACGGCGGCGTACGGTTCGGCGCCCTGCTCATCGTCGGCCTGCCCAACGAGAGCGAGGAATCCCTCAACCACATGGTCGAGTTCGCCGAGACGTACAACCACGTGACCCGGGTCAAGTACCTCTCCGCGATGCCGGGCACCACCGTCTACCAGCAGGCGCTCCAGTCGGGCCTGATGCGCAGCGAACTGGACCACGTCAACTGGCTCTCCATCGAGCAGGCCCTGCACGAGGACGAGTTCCTCAACGTCAGCGGACTCTCCGAGCAGGCCTGCCGCGACGCCTACAAGCGCGTCTACGACGCCTACCAGCCCGGCCCGGTGATGGACTTCCAGCACTGGCCCGAGAACTTCACGCACTTCCACCCCAACCCCGACGACGGGCTCACGCGCTCCACCTCGTACGCCGGCTCGGGCTGGCGGGCCGAGGCCAGTTCCGCCGGCGCGCCGCTGGTGCCCGGATCGGAGCGGTACACCCTGGACCAGGTGGCCTCGCCGGAGGTCGCCGCCGCCGGAAGCAGCCTGATGGCCTGCGGCGCGAAGAAGGTGACCGGAGGACTGGTCACCGCCGGCTCGGCGTGA
- a CDS encoding DUF6027 family protein, which yields MTTSASEQNVGGDPAEEPLVRLERWRATWPEDDPHANFRDEVMRYGMLDPLVTLRGMSRNLGIPVGVLARYVLARWATGGSEGLLEIGPVMVRRLWKPIAEAEAADDDARRLAAYHQVRQMISWLKVPLDDPSVYPVAGESGPSDDDRPLDRQPSI from the coding sequence ATGACCACATCAGCGTCGGAGCAGAACGTGGGCGGGGATCCGGCCGAGGAGCCCCTCGTCCGCCTGGAACGCTGGCGCGCCACGTGGCCGGAGGACGACCCGCACGCCAACTTCCGTGACGAGGTCATGCGGTACGGCATGCTGGACCCGCTGGTGACCCTGCGTGGGATGTCGCGCAACCTGGGCATCCCGGTCGGGGTGCTGGCCCGCTACGTGCTGGCCCGCTGGGCGACCGGCGGCAGCGAGGGGCTGCTGGAGATCGGCCCGGTCATGGTGCGGCGACTGTGGAAGCCGATCGCCGAGGCGGAGGCCGCGGACGACGACGCCCGCCGGCTGGCCGCTTACCACCAGGTGCGTCAGATGATCTCCTGGCTGAAGGTCCCCCTCGACGACCCGAGCGTCTACCCGGTGGCCGGTGAGTCCGGCCCGTCCGACGACGACCGACCTCTAGATCGACAACCCTCGATATAA
- a CDS encoding arginine deiminase family protein: MTTTNPGSETTAPPPSTLGGAGWSPRSTSHEQEVAAGRLWARCGYRSESAPLRAVLLGWPPESLARITDPAAALMTARVDLGAMRAETEAVAAAFAEAGVEVVLARPAADTPPNFVFTRDLFVATPAGVVVGRTAAAQRAGEERYAAAALAAAGYPVLATVAGSATLEGADALWLDRDTVMVGVGFRTSAAGAECLRRVLADQGVQVVTVRLGPGVQHLLGAVTFLDERLAAVHAAAATDELRALLRSRDVRSVEFAPDDELLRRRGMNLVALGPRRALMPAGAPGIRRRLEGVGVTVTEVGVDQHVRAAGALGCMTGILHRAE, translated from the coding sequence ATGACGACGACGAATCCTGGATCTGAGACCACCGCGCCGCCGCCGAGCACTCTGGGCGGTGCCGGGTGGTCGCCCCGGTCGACCAGCCACGAGCAGGAGGTGGCGGCCGGTCGGCTCTGGGCCCGCTGCGGCTACCGGTCGGAGTCCGCGCCGCTGCGGGCGGTGCTGCTCGGCTGGCCGCCGGAGAGCCTGGCACGGATCACCGATCCGGCCGCCGCACTGATGACCGCGCGGGTGGACCTCGGCGCCATGCGCGCGGAGACCGAGGCGGTCGCCGCGGCGTTCGCGGAGGCGGGCGTGGAGGTGGTGCTGGCCCGCCCGGCGGCGGACACGCCACCGAACTTCGTCTTCACCCGTGACCTGTTCGTCGCCACCCCGGCGGGAGTGGTGGTGGGCCGCACGGCCGCCGCGCAACGGGCCGGCGAGGAACGGTACGCCGCCGCCGCACTGGCCGCCGCCGGATACCCGGTGCTGGCCACGGTGGCGGGCAGCGCCACCCTTGAGGGCGCGGACGCGCTGTGGCTGGACCGCGACACGGTGATGGTCGGGGTGGGTTTCCGGACGAGCGCGGCCGGAGCGGAGTGTCTGCGGCGTGTCCTGGCGGACCAGGGCGTGCAGGTGGTCACCGTCCGACTCGGCCCGGGTGTCCAGCACCTCCTGGGCGCGGTGACCTTCCTCGACGAACGGTTGGCGGCGGTGCACGCCGCTGCGGCGACCGATGAGTTGCGGGCGCTGCTGCGCTCCCGGGACGTCCGTTCGGTGGAGTTCGCGCCGGACGACGAGTTGCTGCGGCGACGGGGGATGAACCTGGTGGCGCTGGGGCCCCGGCGGGCCCTGATGCCGGCCGGCGCGCCGGGCATCCGCCGTCGTCTGGAGGGTGTCGGTGTGACCGTGACCGAGGTCGGCGTCGACCAGCACGTCCGGGCCGCCGGGGCGCTGGGCTGTATGACGGGCATCCTGCACCGGGCGGAGTGA
- a CDS encoding sulfotransferase, protein MLTGTAPGLAGHAHLADRLTELRRLRRPVVRDFTGRVRDLVVLASSSRSGSSMLAEMLRRTPALLHLRAEFNPYLRLAGLVPPDSGTGSDQLDAAHLAALPPARRRVFDEELSLDVGRPDPTVAPEQFLLDAAWRFTIQWPTLEIDLAAWLDTARRVLAELRSQPDFDPACLSQAARFHARLHAALAVRGVPIRTGYYDMPPHLAGPPWRQDVRGAPGDLLVEEPPFVLTVGWRYATAHDLATRPLVIKTPSNAYRLGFLRALFPNARMRVLHLTRNPAGSINGLYDGWLYHGFHAHKMDRPLNITGYGRDRPEDRWWWKFDLPQGWQDYTRATLPDVCALQWRSCHRAILDDAATLRLPYLRVRFEDLVRSAQSRAGVLTRITDWLGVPMDGPLRAIAADGLRDPVVATAPPQPGRWRRRSELVRAAIGGPERRLAEELGYDDDESWI, encoded by the coding sequence GTGTTGACCGGCACCGCGCCCGGGCTCGCCGGTCACGCCCACCTGGCGGACCGGCTGACCGAACTGCGCCGGCTACGGCGACCCGTGGTGCGGGACTTCACCGGCCGGGTCCGGGACCTGGTGGTGCTCGCCTCCAGCTCCCGCAGTGGTTCCAGCATGCTCGCCGAGATGCTGCGCCGGACACCCGCGTTGCTGCACCTGCGCGCGGAGTTCAACCCGTACCTGCGGCTCGCCGGCCTGGTGCCGCCGGACAGCGGGACCGGCAGCGACCAGCTCGACGCCGCGCACCTGGCCGCCCTGCCGCCCGCCCGGCGCCGGGTGTTCGACGAGGAACTGTCGCTGGACGTCGGTCGACCGGATCCGACGGTCGCACCGGAGCAGTTCCTGCTGGACGCGGCCTGGCGGTTCACCATCCAGTGGCCGACGCTGGAGATCGACCTGGCGGCCTGGCTCGACACGGCCCGCCGGGTGCTGGCCGAGCTCCGGTCGCAGCCCGACTTCGATCCGGCCTGCCTGTCGCAGGCGGCCCGGTTCCACGCCCGGCTGCACGCCGCCCTCGCCGTACGCGGCGTGCCGATCCGCACCGGCTACTACGACATGCCACCGCACCTCGCCGGACCGCCGTGGCGCCAGGACGTGCGGGGCGCGCCCGGCGACCTGCTGGTGGAGGAGCCGCCCTTCGTGCTCACCGTCGGCTGGCGTTACGCCACCGCGCACGACCTGGCGACCCGCCCGCTGGTGATCAAGACGCCCAGCAACGCCTACCGGCTGGGGTTCCTCCGGGCACTGTTCCCGAACGCCCGGATGCGCGTCCTGCACCTGACCCGCAACCCGGCCGGATCCATCAACGGCCTGTACGACGGCTGGCTCTATCACGGCTTCCACGCCCACAAGATGGACCGGCCCCTGAACATCACCGGCTACGGGCGGGACCGGCCCGAGGACCGCTGGTGGTGGAAGTTCGACCTGCCGCAGGGCTGGCAGGACTACACCCGGGCGACCCTGCCCGACGTCTGCGCCCTGCAGTGGCGCTCCTGTCACCGGGCGATCCTCGACGACGCCGCCACGCTGCGGCTGCCCTACCTGCGGGTGCGGTTCGAGGACCTGGTGCGCTCCGCGCAGAGCCGGGCGGGCGTGCTGACCCGGATCACCGACTGGCTCGGAGTGCCGATGGACGGACCGCTCCGCGCGATCGCGGCCGACGGGCTGCGGGACCCCGTGGTCGCGACCGCGCCGCCGCAACCCGGCCGATGGCGACGGCGGTCGGAGCTGGTACGCGCCGCCATCGGAGGTCCGGAGCGGCGACTGGCCGAGGAGCTGGGATATGACGACGACGAATCCTGGATCTGA